The Salvelinus sp. IW2-2015 unplaced genomic scaffold, ASM291031v2 Un_scaffold9381, whole genome shotgun sequence DNA window TGGTCAAGGAAGTGATTTGTGTGTGCTTTCAGCTGGTGAGGAAGATTGATGAAGTGGAGACTAGTTGGGCTCTGGGGGCTACTTTCCACTACATAGAGTCCCTTCACAGTCAGTGAGCTGCCAGTTTCACCTCACTTGCTGCTGCCATGACATGCCAGTGTTTCTGTGCTGCAAAGTACACTCAGGCCATTTTCCCAAAGTGATTGTACTTGTTTTTCTGTGCAAAGTTTTCAGAATTGTAGTTTATTTTACCAGTTGCCTTTTGAATGTTTGACTTTATTTTAGCAGGTGTGGTTGGTTTATACTTAAGGAATGTTGGTTGTGTAATAAAGCACATGCTACTGCTGTAGTTTAAAGGAGCATGACCAATTACATATTTGAATATAACATTGTGCTAAAATGTCAGTTTCTGTGTACAATTCAGAATCAATTGGGGTAATGAAGGCATATGTATTTTGAATAAAAGAAAACAATTTAGATTTCAcatctttattaaattattctGCTCAGACAAACCAAGCCACTGACATTTCCACTATAAACAGATTAATGTTCTAATCTTTAAAATGTTACATTAGGGACTCATAGGAATGAATCACACCACTCTCTCAGGCACTGGGAGCAGGATGTAGCATTCCTGGTGTTGGCACCGCTGGTGTCTTTCAGCCACTCAATGAACAGCTCCCCATCCTTCCGCAGCAGCAGATACTGACCCAGAACCACAAAGGCCTAAGAAGGAGATGCAGCAGTTATCCTACATATTACTTTGTTGCAGTGGGCCTGCCCTTAAGTGCAGGTCAGTACTGTGGTGCTACTGTCCATAGTGGGAAAATCATCAAAACAAGCCTTGTCC harbors:
- the LOC112079761 gene encoding barrier-to-autointegration factor-like protein yields the protein MSTTSQKHRDFVGEPMGDKPVTALSGIGEVLGNKLEEQGFDRAFVVLGQYLLLRKDGELFIEWLKDTSGANTRNATSCSQCLREWCDSFL